The Pirellulales bacterium DNA window TCGCTCGGCTGCCAAGCGGCTGGCGCGTTACCGCTGGGTGCAGATCGAATGGCTCCCCTCCTACGCACCCGAGTTGAATCCCGTCGAAGCCATGTGGAACCATACCAAGTACAGCGACCTGGCCAACTTCATCCCGGACGACGCCGCGCACCTGGGCCGCTCCATCCGATCATCGATCACGAATCAGCAGCATGACGCCTACTTGAAACATTCCTTCTTCCGCTACACACACCTGATCGCTTGATGGACCATTATCTAGCTAGGACTCAATAAAGCAGATAGGGCTCGCTTTGCATAACTACCTAGCAGCCTACGGCTCATTCCCTCCTGCGTATACGGTCGATGAGAATGGGCGACCGATGCACAGTTGGCGGGCACTACTCTTACCGTCATTTGAAGGGGGGCTTGAAGCAGAGTATGACTTCACAGAACCGTGGGATAGTCCCAATAATCTCAAGTTGATCGAACAGATGCCTGACGTTTACCGCTGTCCGAGCGATGGCGATACTCCGCCTGGAATGACGAATTATGTGGCGGTGGTCGGGAACGATACCGTATGGCCAAACGCTTCTAGTCGGAAGGCGGAAGAGATTTCAGACGGGCTGTCCAACACCGTGGCCGTGGTGGAGGTATCGGGACTGAGCATTCCCTGGACTAAGCCTCAGGTCGATCTCGAATTCGACAAGATTCCGTTCGAGATCAACGCGGTTTCAGCTAATGGTATATCGAGTCAGCATGGAGACGGCGTCGATATGTTGATGGCCGATGGATCGGTACGATTCATGCGAACAGGAATCGAACCAAACATATTGCGCGCCCTATTGACGGTTGCCGGTGGAGAGAATGTCTCGCCGCCATAGGGATTGTTTGCGTGTCGAAGCTAGGGCTAACTTGAGGGTTCGGCGGACGGGTCGCATCCAATCAAAGCGAGCATCGCTCGCCTGATCGGCTCCGGCACCTTCGGCCATGCTTCTACGATCCGAGCCAGGTCGCTGTAGCCTGCCGCGTCGAGGCGTGTGTCCACTTTTGTGTCCACTGGCAGCATAGACTCTTGTTTTTCCGATGATTTTGCTGCGCTTTGGGTGACTTCTAATCCGCAGGTTGTTGGTTCGATTCCAACCGGGCGTGCTTTTCATTGGGGCGACCGTCCACTCGAATTCGCCGGGCTGTGCTTGCCCGCCTCACTTTTGCACCTGGTTTACTAAAGTGTGCACGGTTTCGGCGATGCGGTCCTCGATCTCGCCTGACCAACGTAGGGCCGGGCGGCCGTATTCGAAAAGGTTCGACCCGCCCTCGTAGCCCTTCTCCTCCCACACGCGCCGCGAAGGAATGTAGGCGATCATGTCGTCCGCATAGCCGCATACCCAGGTGCCGGGGCCGAATTCCTTCTTGAAGCGTAGGGCATAGTCAACAACCGTTTCCGCGCCCATCCCGATGACCAGCATCTCGGTGCCGAGGCGCCAGGCGTGCACGGGATAAGGATACGAGGCCGGAAACGTTTCGCCGCGATCCAGCTTGTCGAGCATGCGAGCAGCCCAACGCGCGCGAATCGGGTTGTCGTCTTGGCGAGCCGCGAACAACTCGTCGCGCGACATGACCTGTAGATAAGGGAGTTCGACGTACGAGAACGCGGTGCGCAAGCCCGGCGACACCGGCGCAAGCGGCCGCTGCAAGACTTCTTCTACGGCCGCCGCGAGCAAATGCCCGTAACGTTGGCATAGCTCGACGCTGCGGCGCGGCAACGGGTTCTGGTCGCCGCCGCAGGTGTTGACAAACATGGCGGTCGCGGCGGGATGATTCTTTTCCAACTCGAGCTGGGCAAAACCGGGATAGTCGCCGCACCAGGTAAAGAAATTGAGCGTCGTCGGATGGCAGGCGTAGCCAAAAAGGATTGCGTCAATCCGACCGTCGGGCCGCGTGACGGTCATCACGGGAACGGAATGATCGACGGGGCCCGCCAGCGGTTTCCCCGCGGCGATCATTGCCGGCACGTCGGCCTCGGCGTTGTTGCGCCGGTTGACGGCGAAGGTCGCCTTGCCCATCCCGGTTTGCAGTCGCGCCGGCGCGAGCTTGTCGAGCGCCTCGCCGACGATCGCGACCATGCGATCAGTCATCTGATCGGTGTACTGGTTGACCAGTTCTACTTGTTCCGCCTCAATCGGATAGTAGTCGACCAGATCATCACCGAGTCGTGGGCCGCAGTGGTTGTGCGAAAAGGTAACAAGGACCTGGTGCCGGTGGAGGCCGAATTTCTTGCTCAACTCAGCGAATACCCGATCGCTCATGCTTTTGGGCACACCCTGGAAATCGCTGGTTACGAGCACTGCGCGTCGGCCTTTGTCATCCTCGAGCGCCAGGGCCTTCATCCACAAATCGTGCAGCTTCCCGTCGGGTGGGCGTTTGCTTCCATAGCCCGCGAGCCATACCGATTTCTCCGGAGTGACGACGGCTTTGGCAATGCCGGCCTTCCATGGCGCGTCGGTCGCTTGGGCCAAAGCGGGCGCGAGTGGGAGCGCGAGAACAAGGATTACTGCCAAGCTCTGCCAACAGGAACTCGAAGACAAGCGAGGCATCCGAAAGATTCCCCAAGCGGCCAGACGACGACGCATTTGCATTCCTCTCGATCGTGATGGCGCCGCACTTGGAGCTGGATAGATGCTGCCCGGCCGCGACTCGGGCCACGTGAGCCAGCCGGCACTAGCCGTTGGGCACCAGAAAGCTCAAATGGTGACTGGCGTGGATTTGCACCAGGTCGTTCCACTGCTGTTTGCTGAGTGGGCCGAAGAAGGGATGCGGCTGCGGCTCGGATTTCAGCTCTTGAAATGCCGTCAGATCCGAACGAAAGCGATTTACCGCGTCCGACTCGTCGTGCGTGGGCCCGGGAAGCCACCAGTCGGGCACCTTGATGCCGGCCTTCATGCGACGTTGCTGCAAGATTCGCTTGAGGATGATCGGACCGATCAGCTTGCGCACAATCCACGGACCGCGATGGTCGAAACCGTGGACCGCGGTC harbors:
- a CDS encoding transposase; amino-acid sequence: RSAAKRLARYRWVQIEWLPSYAPELNPVEAMWNHTKYSDLANFIPDDAAHLGRSIRSSITNQQHDAYLKHSFFRYTHLIA
- a CDS encoding DUF1559 domain-containing protein, with translation MGLALHNYLAAYGSFPPAYTVDENGRPMHSWRALLLPSFEGGLEAEYDFTEPWDSPNNLKLIEQMPDVYRCPSDGDTPPGMTNYVAVVGNDTVWPNASSRKAEEISDGLSNTVAVVEVSGLSIPWTKPQVDLEFDKIPFEINAVSANGISSQHGDGVDMLMADGSVRFMRTGIEPNILRALLTVAGGENVSPP
- a CDS encoding neutral/alkaline non-lysosomal ceramidase N-terminal domain-containing protein, translating into MPRLSSSSCWQSLAVILVLALPLAPALAQATDAPWKAGIAKAVVTPEKSVWLAGYGSKRPPDGKLHDLWMKALALEDDKGRRAVLVTSDFQGVPKSMSDRVFAELSKKFGLHRHQVLVTFSHNHCGPRLGDDLVDYYPIEAEQVELVNQYTDQMTDRMVAIVGEALDKLAPARLQTGMGKATFAVNRRNNAEADVPAMIAAGKPLAGPVDHSVPVMTVTRPDGRIDAILFGYACHPTTLNFFTWCGDYPGFAQLELEKNHPAATAMFVNTCGGDQNPLPRRSVELCQRYGHLLAAAVEEVLQRPLAPVSPGLRTAFSYVELPYLQVMSRDELFAARQDDNPIRARWAARMLDKLDRGETFPASYPYPVHAWRLGTEMLVIGMGAETVVDYALRFKKEFGPGTWVCGYADDMIAYIPSRRVWEEKGYEGGSNLFEYGRPALRWSGEIEDRIAETVHTLVNQVQK
- a CDS encoding DUF1569 domain-containing protein → MSTTTLERRRLDFRSWAEVLADIDHLHRSGYQRAGNWDLSQILDHVGEGLRTAVHGFDHRGPWIVRKLIGPIILKRILQQRRMKAGIKVPDWWLPGPTHDESDAVNRFRSDLTAFQELKSEPQPHPFFGPLSKQQWNDLVQIHASHHLSFLVPNG